The Anastrepha ludens isolate Willacy chromosome X, idAnaLude1.1, whole genome shotgun sequence genome includes a window with the following:
- the LOC128869349 gene encoding uncharacterized protein LOC128869349, whose protein sequence is MITATLKHKYNSLKSNNELFMKQENRKRRAPFEFVGSIYHILFGIMDADDRENMESNIKNIFENQKNIAKLFKRQTSIVDSTINILKKTTDEVNKNFQKMNEQLNKFYHELVKDQNAERMTLMFQILTIQIGIVMDECEDIQTSIINLLIDINHGRINPKLIKPSQLNKEIALIRNKLPHKLVLPGKQFGNELKEIYKSMTAKGLIVDSRLVINIEIPLISYEPSDAYKLNPLPIKYKGNMIIPDKKYTSLI, encoded by the coding sequence ATGATTACCGCAACTTTAAAGCATAAATATAATAGCCTTAAGTCAAATAACGAACTGTTCATGAagcaagaaaatagaaaaagacGAGCACCATTCGAATTTGTTGGCTCAATTTACCATATATTATTTGGAATTATGGATGCTGACGACCGAGAGAATATggaatcaaatattaaaaatatttttgaaaaccaaaaGAATATCGCAAAGTTGTTTAAGAGACAGACATCAATAGTTGAttctacaataaatatattaaaaaagacaACCGATGaagttaacaaaaattttcaaaaaatgaatgaacagctaaataaattttatcatgAACTAGTTAAAGATCAAAATGCCGAGCGAATGACCTTGATGTTTCAGATATTAACCATTCAAATAGGAATAGTTATGGACGAATGTGAAGATATCCAAACTTCGATAATCAATTTACTAATTGACATAAATCATGGTCGCATAAATCCAAAACTAATAAAACCTTCACAACTTAATAAAGAAATTGCACTTATCAGAAACAAGCTGCCACACAAATTAGTACTACCTGGAAAACAGTTCGgtaatgaattaaaagaaatcTATAAGTCGATGACTGCTAAAGGGTTAATTGTCGATTCACGACTAGTCATAAACATAGAAATTCCCTTAATATCATATGAACCGTCAGATGCATACAAATTAAATCCACTGCCAATAAAATACAAAGGAAACATGATTATCCCTGATAAAAAGTATACAAGTTTGATTTAA